One Tripterygium wilfordii isolate XIE 37 chromosome 10, ASM1340144v1, whole genome shotgun sequence DNA segment encodes these proteins:
- the LOC120008057 gene encoding ADP-ribosylation factor 2 isoform X2, whose translation MTQVRYEEVGTLVIMKLGFNVETVEYKNISFTVWDVGGQDKIRPLWRHYFQNTQGLIFVVDSNDRDRVVEARDELHRMLNEDELRDAVLLVFANKQDLPNAMNAAEITDKLGLHSLRQRHWYIQSTCATSGEGLYEGLDWLSNNIANKA comes from the exons ATGACACAAGTCAGATACGAGGAAGTTGGCACATTAGTGATAATGAAGTTGG GGTTCAATGTGGAAACAGTGGAATATAAAAACATCAGTTTCACTGTGTGGGATGTTGGGGGTCAGGACAAG ATCCGTCCCTTGTGGAGGCACTACTTCCAAAACACACAGGGTCTCATTTTTGTCGTAGACAGCAATGACAGAGATCGAGTTGTTGAGGCTAGGGATGAATTGCACAGGATGTTGAATGAG GATGAGCTGCGAGATGCAGTTTTGCTCGTATTTGCTAACAAACAGGATCTTCCTAATGCAATGAATGCTGCTGAGATCACGGATAAGCTTGGTCTTCACTCCCTCCGTCAGCGTCACTG GTACATCCAGAGCACTTGTGCAACCTCAGGGGAGGGGCTTTATGAGGGTTTGGATTGGCTCTCAAATAACATTGCTAATAAG GCATAA
- the LOC120008057 gene encoding ADP-ribosylation factor 2 isoform X1 has translation MGLTFTKLFSRLFAKKEMRILMVGLDAAGKTTILYKLKLGEIVTTIPTIGFNVETVEYKNISFTVWDVGGQDKIRPLWRHYFQNTQGLIFVVDSNDRDRVVEARDELHRMLNEDELRDAVLLVFANKQDLPNAMNAAEITDKLGLHSLRQRHWYIQSTCATSGEGLYEGLDWLSNNIANKA, from the exons ATGGGGCTGACGTTTACTAAGCTCTTCAGCCGTCTTTTTGCCAAGAAAGAGATGCGTATTCTGATGGTGGGTCTTGATGCTGCTGGTAAGACAACCATATTGTACAAGCTAAAGCTTGGTGAGATCGTCACCACTATCCCAACTATAG GGTTCAATGTGGAAACAGTGGAATATAAAAACATCAGTTTCACTGTGTGGGATGTTGGGGGTCAGGACAAG ATCCGTCCCTTGTGGAGGCACTACTTCCAAAACACACAGGGTCTCATTTTTGTCGTAGACAGCAATGACAGAGATCGAGTTGTTGAGGCTAGGGATGAATTGCACAGGATGTTGAATGAG GATGAGCTGCGAGATGCAGTTTTGCTCGTATTTGCTAACAAACAGGATCTTCCTAATGCAATGAATGCTGCTGAGATCACGGATAAGCTTGGTCTTCACTCCCTCCGTCAGCGTCACTG GTACATCCAGAGCACTTGTGCAACCTCAGGGGAGGGGCTTTATGAGGGTTTGGATTGGCTCTCAAATAACATTGCTAATAAG GCATAA